A genomic window from Euleptes europaea isolate rEulEur1 chromosome 9, rEulEur1.hap1, whole genome shotgun sequence includes:
- the MSANTD1 gene encoding myb/SANT-like DNA-binding domain-containing protein 1, whose product MAAAEIPSYIVSSQTEKHRRARNWTDAEMRGLMLVWEEFFDELKQTKRNAKVYEKMANKLFEMTGEIRHGEEIKIKITNMTFQYRKLKCMTDSETLAPDWPYFKTIDRILSKVSEHNDVKMHDGQQPGPSTSQTEASQSPSAKSTPLYLPYNQFTYEGREEFFEDDHSESSSSLLSYKLRTEERPMKKRKMQSCNFQKKKLKLMEAMLEEQKKLSRAMEETCREVRRILDQQNIIQVQSLQLQERMMNLLEKMISKANV is encoded by the exons ATGGCTGCAGCAGAAATCCCCAGTTATATTGTTTCTTCTCAGACTGAGAAGCACAGAAGGGCCAGGAATTGGACCGATGCAGAAATGAGGGGCTTAATGCTTGTCTGGGAAGAATTTTTTGATGAACTGAAACAAACTAAAAGGAATGCCAAAGTTTATGAGAAAATGGCAAACAAACTCTTTGAAATGACTGGAGAAATTCGCCATGGAGAAGAAATAAAGATAAAAATTACAAACATGACATTCCAGTACAG GAAATTAAAATGCATGACTGACAGCGAAACTCTTGCACCGGATTGGCcttattttaaaaccattgacAGAATATTGTCTAAAGTGTCAGAGCACAACGATGTGAAAATGCACGATGGGCAGCAGCCAGGGCCCTCCACCTCACAGACGGAGGCCTCGCAGTCCCCGTCGGCCAAGTCCACACCTCTCTACTTGCCTTATAACCAGTTCACCTATGAAGGGAGAGAAGAATTTTTTGAAGATGACCATTCTGAGAGTTCTTCTAGCTTACTTTCTTATAAGTTAAG AACTGAAGAAAGGCCCATGAAGAAAAGGAAAATGCAAAGCTGTAACTTTCAAAAAAAGAAACTCAAGCTAATGGAAGCCATGCTAGAGGAACAGAAGAAGCTGAGCAGAGCCATGGAGGAGACGTGCCGGGAAGTACGGAGGATTCTGGATCAGCAAAACATCATCCAGGTTCAGAGTCTGCAGCTGCAAGAAAGAATGATGAACCTTTTGGAGAAAATGATCTCCAAAGCCAATGTTTAG